TAATTTATTTATAAGATAGATCTAATTATTTTTTTAATAGATTAAAAAAATTTTGTACATAATTTTAAAAACATATAATGTTAACATTATATGTTTTTAACGTATTTTATAAAAATATTATATAATCTATTAAGATTAAAGGATTGTTTTTGAATATCATAAAAATGATAGTAGGATTATCAAATCCAAAACTTGAATATCATAATACACGTCATAATGTAGGTTCTTGGTATGTTTACGCTTTAGCTGAAAGTTTTTGTAATATTTTACAAGAAGATAAAAAATTTTTTGGTTTTACTTCTTCTTTTATTATGGAATCAAAATATATTAGATTACTTATACCGAATATATTTATGAACATAAACGGTCAATCAATATTTAAAATGGCATCATTTTATAATATTAGTTTAAATGAAATACTAGTAGTACATGATGATTTAGAACTGAAGCCTGGAATTATAAAATTAAAATATAGCTATGGACATAATGGACATAATGGATTAAGAAATATTATTAGTGTATTTAATAAAAAAATTAATTTTTATCGATTAAGAATTGGTATTGGTCGTCCAAAAAATAAAGATCAAATATCTTCTTATGTACTGTCAAATCCTAATGGTGAAGAGAAAATTTTAATTCAAAAATCTATTAAAGAATCTATAAAGGAGAATAGTTATTTTATTTTTTCAAAATAATTTAGAAATACTTTCTATTTTAAGGTGTATTAAATATGGGTTTTAAATGTGGTATTATAGGATTGCCTAATGTTGGTAAATCTACTTTATTTAATATTTTGACTAAAGGAAATTCAGCAGTTGCTAATTTTCCATTTTGTACTATTAAACCTAATGTAGGTATTGTTCCCGTTTTTGACCAACGGTTAAATAATCTTGCTAAAATTATTTCTCCTAAAAAAATAATACATGCATTTATAGAGTTTATAGATATTGCAGGTTTAGTGAAAGGAGCTTCTAAAGGTGAAGGATTAGGAAATCAATTTTTAAGTAATATACGCGAGGCAGATGCTATAGTACATGTTGTTCGTTGTTTTAAAGATGATAACATTACTCATGTTTATAATGATATTAGACCTGATAAAGATGTAGAAATTATTAATACTGAACTTATTTTATCTGATTTTGATACTTGTGAAAAAAATATATTACAATTACAAAAAAAAACAATAATAAAAAATCATGAAATAGAAAAAAAAATAAATGTTTTAAACAAATGTATGAGTCATTTAAAAAAATGTTTAATGTTAAAGGTTCTTAATTTAAACATTGAAGAAAAAAAAATAATCAGTGATTTACGTTTTTTAACTTTAAAACCGACTATGTATGTTGCTAATATTAATGACGAAAAAGAATCTTATTATTTTTTAGAAGAATTAAAGCGATTGTCTAGTAAAGAAGGTTCTGTAGTTATTCCAATTTCTTCTAATTTAGAATTAGAGTTGGTTAATATGAATTCTCAAGAACAAAAATCTTTTATGGAAGCATTTAATATAAAAAATTTAGGTTTAAACAATATTGTTCAAACTGGCTATAAATTACTAAATTTGATAACTTTTTTTACTGCGGGTGCAAAAGAAATTCGTGCTTGGGAAATTTTAGATGGTAGTACTAGTCTGCAAGCTGCACATAAAATACACACTGATTTTAGTAAAGGTTTTATTAGAGCGCAAATTATTAAATATTTAGATTTTATAAAATATAAAAGTGAATCTAAAATTAGAGAAATAGGGAAATGTCGGACAGAAGGAAAACATTACAAAATGCAAGATGGTGATATTGTGCATTTTTTATTTAATATTTAAAGGAAATATTTTTTTAATAGTAATTTTTTCATATTTTTTTAGAGAGGAGAATAAAATTTATCCTCTCTATTTATTTTATTTTTCTATTAAAAATTCTTTTAATTTATCAAAATTAGGATTAATATTATAAGATAATAATGGCAAATTTATTCTATTTTTTAGTTCATATGGCAGTGAAATATTATTTTTTAATATTTTTTCGACAGTTTTTTTAAATTTAGCCGGATGCGCTGTACCTAAAAATAGACCAAATTCATCTTTTTTTAATTGATCTTGTAATAATCGATATGCTATTGCAGCATGAGGTTCAGAGACATAGCCTAATTGAAGTAGTTCTTTCAATGTTTCTTCAGTTACACTATCTGATACACTACCAAATCTAAGTTCTTTTAAGTTCCAGTTATTTCTATTAAATAATTCTTCAATTCTAGGCCAATTATTTGGTTGACTAATATCCATAGCATTAGAGATTGTAGATACAGTTTTTTTAGGATGCCACCTTCCATTTTGAAGAAAACGGGGGACTGTATCATTAGCATTCGTACAGGCAATAAATGATTTAATTGGTAAACCAATAGATTTAGCTAATAATCCAGCTGTTAAGTTACCAAAATTACCACATGGAACTGCGATGACTAATTTTTTTCTTTCTTGTTCAGAAATTAAAGAAAAAGCTTCAAAATAATAACATATTTGCGCTAGTAATCTGCTAATATTAATAGAATTAGCTGAATTTAATCCTATTGATTCTTTTAATTTTTTATCATTAAAAGCTTCTTTTACTAGTTTTTGACAATCATCAAAACTACCATTAATTGATATAGTTTTTATGTTTTCCCCTAATGTACAAAATAATTTTTCTTGTAATTCACTAATTTTTCCTTTTGGATATAAAATAATCACTCGAACATTTTTCATTTTATAAAAAGCATGTGCTACTGCTGCACCAGTATCTCCTGATGTTGCAGTTAAGATAGTAACGGATTCATTTTTTTTATTTAATGAAAAAATCATTTGAGCCATAAAACGTGCTCCAAAATCTTTAAATGCTAATGTTGGACCATGAAATAGTTCAAAGCAATTAATTTTTTCTGTAATTTTTATTTTTAATGGATGTTTAAATGAAAAAGCTTGTTTAACATGTTTGTATAGTTGATCTTTAGATATTTCGTTATAAATAAATTTAGAAAGTATTTCAGTACTGCGAGTAATAAAATCTAATTTTAATATTTCTGATAATTCAACAGGTGTAATAGTTGGTAACTTTACTGGAAAAAACAATCCTTGTTGTTGTCCTAATCCTAATTTTACGGCTGTTGCAAAGTTTACTGTTTCATTGTGGTTTTTTAAGTTATAAAGTTTCATATTTTTATCCTATTTTACGTACACCTTGTGTATCTAAAAAACAAATATGAACAAATCCTCTTTTATTTTGTAAATAGTTTTGTTCTAACCATAATGATATTTTTTCTGCTGTATATATATCGTCAGAAACGGCAAAAAGAGCAGGTCCTGAACCTGATATACCGCAACTGATGGCTCCAATTTTTGTAATTATTTTTTTAGCTTTTAAAAAATTAGGTAATAATTGAATGCGATATGGTTCTGCTATAAAATCTTGCATTAATCGTGCTGCTAAATGAGGTTGTTGGGTATATGAAGCATGAATAAAACCAGCTAAATGACGATTATTTTTAATACAAATATCTTTTTCATATTTTTTAGGTAATATATCTCTTGCTGCTGCGGTAGAAACATTAATTCCTGGCCAAGCTATTATCCAAAACCAATTTTTAAAATTTGGAATTTTTTGACTGATTACTTTAGAATCTTCTAGTATTAGTTGTAAAC
The nucleotide sequence above comes from Buchnera aphidicola (Brachycaudus tragopogonis). Encoded proteins:
- the thrC gene encoding threonine synthase translates to MKLYNLKNHNETVNFATAVKLGLGQQQGLFFPVKLPTITPVELSEILKLDFITRSTEILSKFIYNEISKDQLYKHVKQAFSFKHPLKIKITEKINCFELFHGPTLAFKDFGARFMAQMIFSLNKKNESVTILTATSGDTGAAVAHAFYKMKNVRVIILYPKGKISELQEKLFCTLGENIKTISINGSFDDCQKLVKEAFNDKKLKESIGLNSANSINISRLLAQICYYFEAFSLISEQERKKLVIAVPCGNFGNLTAGLLAKSIGLPIKSFIACTNANDTVPRFLQNGRWHPKKTVSTISNAMDISQPNNWPRIEELFNRNNWNLKELRFGSVSDSVTEETLKELLQLGYVSEPHAAIAYRLLQDQLKKDEFGLFLGTAHPAKFKKTVEKILKNNISLPYELKNRINLPLLSYNINPNFDKLKEFLIEK
- the ychF gene encoding redox-regulated ATPase YchF; translated protein: MGFKCGIIGLPNVGKSTLFNILTKGNSAVANFPFCTIKPNVGIVPVFDQRLNNLAKIISPKKIIHAFIEFIDIAGLVKGASKGEGLGNQFLSNIREADAIVHVVRCFKDDNITHVYNDIRPDKDVEIINTELILSDFDTCEKNILQLQKKTIIKNHEIEKKINVLNKCMSHLKKCLMLKVLNLNIEEKKIISDLRFLTLKPTMYVANINDEKESYYFLEELKRLSSKEGSVVIPISSNLELELVNMNSQEQKSFMEAFNIKNLGLNNIVQTGYKLLNLITFFTAGAKEIRAWEILDGSTSLQAAHKIHTDFSKGFIRAQIIKYLDFIKYKSESKIREIGKCRTEGKHYKMQDGDIVHFLFNI
- the thrB gene encoding homoserine kinase; translation: MIKIYAPASIGNVGVGFDILGAAIIPINGTLLGDFVTVKLSTHFKLINKGIFSNQLPNNTNQNIVWKCWWKFCQVIKKNIPVSIILEKNMPIGSGLGSSACSVVATLVAMNEFCNKPLNSKELLLLMGEIEGEISGSIHYDNVAPSYLGGLQLILEDSKVISQKIPNFKNWFWIIAWPGINVSTAAARDILPKKYEKDICIKNNRHLAGFIHASYTQQPHLAARLMQDFIAEPYRIQLLPNFLKAKKIITKIGAISCGISGSGPALFAVSDDIYTAEKISLWLEQNYLQNKRGFVHICFLDTQGVRKIG
- the pth gene encoding aminoacyl-tRNA hydrolase, with amino-acid sequence MIVGLSNPKLEYHNTRHNVGSWYVYALAESFCNILQEDKKFFGFTSSFIMESKYIRLLIPNIFMNINGQSIFKMASFYNISLNEILVVHDDLELKPGIIKLKYSYGHNGHNGLRNIISVFNKKINFYRLRIGIGRPKNKDQISSYVLSNPNGEEKILIQKSIKESIKENSYFIFSK